ATAACCGATTTTTGAACCTTCACTCGTCGACGCAAAAATATGTCCCGCGAAGAATCCTGCACTGCTCCGGCCGCCGTAGACTTTCGGCCGATGAACTCTCCGGGTGGTTACGATGTGAATACTGCGGTTTATCATTCACTCGTCCAGCTTGATGAAGCTCCTAAGATCTCCACCAGTCCAGACCTCGACACGGCTACTTTCGTTTTATCGCAGTTTCCGACGGCCGAATCGCGAGTTGCTCTTATCGACTCGGTCACGAGCTCGCGAGTTACTTATGGAAAACTCAGTGCGTCGACTCGTTCCCTCGCTTACGGACTTTATCACGCACTTGGAGTTCGAAAAGGCGATGTGGTGTTCGTTTTATCCGCGAATTCTGTTTTGTATCCGGTGATCTGTTTGGCTGTGTTGTCGATTGGTGCGGTGATAACGACGGCTAATCCTGTAAATACTGCGTCGGAAATCGGAAAGCAAGTGAGCGATTCATGTGCGAAACTCGCTATCTCGGCTCCCGAGGAGCTTCACAAATTGATTCCGACTGGAATACCGACGATTCTAACTACTCGGCCTTCTTATGGCGATGTTTTGTCGGTTGAAGAGTTGATCGAATCCTGTATCGAATCGTTTGAGCAAATGCCGAAAACGAAAATCACTCAGTCGGATACAGCGGCTATCTTGTACTCGTCGGGAACTACCGGGACGAGTAAAGGTGTTGTTCTAACGCATTCAAATCTTATCTCAGTTATCGAACTTCTAACCTGGTACGTGGACGCGAGTTCCTCTCAAGACGACGTGTTTTTGTGCTTCGTTCCGATGTTTCACATCTACGGCCTCGTCTTCTTCGGACTCGGACTCTTCTGCAGAGGAACTACCATTGTTTTGATGCAGAGATTCAATTTCCAGTCCATGATCGACGCTATTGAAACGTACAAAGTCAATAACATACCGGCAGTACCTC
This genomic window from Cucurbita pepo subsp. pepo cultivar mu-cu-16 chromosome LG01, ASM280686v2, whole genome shotgun sequence contains:
- the LOC111787424 gene encoding 4-coumarate--CoA ligase 1-like, which translates into the protein MSREESCTAPAAVDFRPMNSPGGYDVNTAVYHSLVQLDEAPKISTSPDLDTATFVLSQFPTAESRVALIDSVTSSRVTYGKLSASTRSLAYGLYHALGVRKGDVVFVLSANSVLYPVICLAVLSIGAVITTANPVNTASEIGKQVSDSCAKLAISAPEELHKLIPTGIPTILTTRPSYGDVLSVEELIESCIESFEQMPKTKITQSDTAAILYSSGTTGTSKGVVLTHSNLISVIELLTWYVDASSSQDDVFLCFVPMFHIYGLVFFGLGLFCRGTTIVLMQRFNFQSMIDAIETYKVNNIPAVPPVILGLVKSSSGSDLSSLRRIGSGAAPLGKDVEEAFREKFPWVELRPGYGLTESTGAATCMITDKDARAHPGSCGMLMPRFCAKIVDIETGEGLPPMKEGEVWLKSPTIMKEYLRNKEATEATMDKEGWMKTGDLGYIDEDGFLYIVDRIKELIKHNGYQVAPAELETILLSHTEILDAAVIPAEDEAAGQIPVACVVKAPSCKLTEEQVIQFVASQVAAYKKIRGVRFMSSIPRSLAGKILRKDLVSQLKQQVLSKL